A section of the Mesobacillus jeotgali genome encodes:
- a CDS encoding sigma-54 interaction domain-containing protein — protein sequence MNTKLLHIPADIIETIVENAFEWLVVVDREGRIIYINHNYCEFLEVNREETIGRHVTEVIENTRMHIVAKTGKEELADLQYIKGNYMIANRVPIIKNGEVIAAFGTVFFRDTQEWMKMDSHVKSLITRMQPYIQKIDSGVKYTLDDILGESQQIINLKEKVKMVSNSDISILIRGESGTGKELFAHSIHQLSSRSQKPFIKVNCGAIPENLLESELFGYEEGAFTGAKKGGKKGKFQLADGGTLFLDEIGDMPLSMQVKLLRALQDGEIEPIGSTRSVSVNVRIIAATNRPLEKMIEEKRFREDLFYRVNVVPFSVPSLRERAEDLSLLIDHFINKVTNRLGKRIAGIDRQVMAVLKSYSWPGNIRELENIIEAAVHLTKGEQITLESLPDYMQTQNAIYRFNNKKLKDIMEETEKWVLKQSLERNQGDKILTANELGVSRSTLYDKLNKHDLL from the coding sequence ATGAATACGAAGCTATTACATATACCCGCAGATATCATTGAAACCATTGTCGAGAACGCGTTTGAGTGGCTGGTCGTCGTTGACAGGGAAGGAAGGATCATTTATATCAATCACAATTATTGCGAATTCCTTGAGGTAAACCGAGAAGAAACGATTGGCAGGCATGTGACCGAAGTGATTGAGAATACAAGGATGCATATTGTCGCCAAGACAGGCAAGGAGGAACTTGCGGACCTGCAATATATCAAAGGTAATTATATGATTGCTAACAGGGTGCCAATTATCAAAAACGGTGAAGTCATTGCTGCGTTCGGGACAGTGTTTTTCAGGGATACTCAAGAATGGATGAAAATGGACAGCCATGTCAAAAGTCTGATTACAAGGATGCAGCCTTACATCCAAAAAATTGATTCAGGCGTTAAATACACGCTTGATGATATATTGGGAGAATCCCAGCAAATTATCAATCTGAAAGAAAAAGTAAAAATGGTATCAAACAGCGATATTTCTATCCTGATCAGGGGAGAAAGCGGTACAGGAAAGGAGCTTTTTGCACACAGCATCCACCAGCTCAGCAGCCGAAGCCAGAAACCGTTCATCAAGGTCAACTGTGGAGCGATACCGGAAAACCTTCTCGAATCGGAGCTCTTTGGATATGAAGAAGGGGCGTTTACCGGAGCAAAAAAGGGCGGCAAAAAAGGAAAATTCCAGCTGGCCGACGGAGGAACGCTTTTCCTGGATGAAATCGGTGATATGCCATTGAGCATGCAGGTCAAGCTGCTGCGCGCTTTGCAGGACGGTGAGATAGAGCCGATTGGCTCGACCAGGTCTGTATCGGTGAATGTACGTATCATTGCGGCCACGAACCGGCCGCTTGAAAAGATGATTGAGGAGAAGCGGTTCAGGGAGGATTTGTTTTACCGGGTAAATGTCGTTCCATTCAGCGTCCCGTCATTAAGGGAACGCGCCGAGGATTTATCGCTTTTAATCGATCATTTTATAAACAAAGTCACCAACCGGCTGGGTAAGCGGATTGCTGGAATTGACCGTCAAGTGATGGCCGTATTGAAATCCTATAGCTGGCCGGGAAATATCCGTGAGCTTGAAAATATTATTGAGGCGGCGGTCCACCTGACCAAAGGGGAGCAGATCACTCTCGAATCACTGCCGGATTACATGCAGACGCAAAACGCCATTTACCGGTTCAACAATAAAAAGCTTAAGGATATTATGGAGGAAACAGAAAAATGGGTGCTGAAGCAAAGCCTGGAAAGAAATCAAGGTGACAAGATACTTACAGCCAACGAACTTGGCGTCAGCAGATCCACACTTTATGATAAGCTCAATAAACACGACCTCTTGTAG
- a CDS encoding CueP family metal-binding protein, with product MKFKLLGMALLAAGLLAGCNSGEKTAEPEKQQQNIKELVSDYSSGKIKGDNASITSHELMVADSEGEKKVYDLSGEDFFVSIAPYENETHPUTNHSLTGCQGEMVEEEFDVYIEDMDGKVIVDEKIKSQANGFIDLWLPRDQKYTVLIEHNGKKAEAEISTFKNDNTCITTMQLM from the coding sequence TTGAAATTTAAACTCCTCGGAATGGCCTTATTGGCTGCCGGTTTACTGGCTGGGTGCAATAGCGGCGAAAAAACGGCAGAACCTGAAAAACAACAGCAAAACATCAAGGAATTGGTGAGTGATTACAGCTCGGGCAAGATCAAGGGCGACAATGCCTCCATCACCTCACATGAACTGATGGTCGCCGACAGTGAAGGAGAAAAGAAAGTCTACGATCTATCTGGTGAAGATTTCTTTGTCTCGATCGCTCCTTATGAAAATGAAACCCATCCTTGAACGAATCATAGCTTGACAGGTTGTCAAGGTGAGATGGTTGAGGAAGAGTTTGATGTTTATATTGAGGATATGGATGGCAAAGTGATTGTCGATGAGAAAATAAAATCACAGGCCAATGGATTTATCGACCTGTGGCTTCCTAGAGATCAAAAGTATACCGTTTTGATCGAACATAACGGAAAAAAAGCAGAAGCGGAAATCTCCACTTTTAAAAATGATAATACCTGCATTACCACAATGCAGTTGATGTAA
- a CDS encoding MDR family MFS transporter: MPRALWLLIIGMAVNVTGSSFLWPLNTIYIHEHLGKSLSVAGIVLMLNSAASVIGNLFGGSLFDKIGGYKSIILGIGITILALMGLTFWSGWPQYIFFLTLVGFGSGIVFPAMYAMAGSVWKEGGRKAFNAIYVAQNLGVAVGAALGGLVASYSFQLIFMANAAMYLIFMMIAVFGYRSINTRAAAQTNVLQENGAVKSHTKLYALLILSVGYLLCWVGYVQWQTTIAAYTQQLNISLNQYSILWTINGALIVLGQPVVNRLIKPFQNKMKLQIIIGMVIFMVSYAVAAGAQAFSGFVAGMVILTVGEMLIWPAVPTIANDLAPKGREGFYQGIVNSTATGGRMVGPLMGGILVDLYGMSMLFAILIAIIFIGIFTTVIYDRKLKEAHKVAASA; encoded by the coding sequence ATGCCTAGAGCCTTGTGGCTTTTAATTATCGGGATGGCAGTCAATGTTACTGGTTCCTCTTTTTTATGGCCTTTGAATACAATCTATATACATGAACATTTAGGCAAGTCACTGTCCGTTGCGGGTATCGTACTGATGCTTAATTCTGCAGCCAGTGTCATCGGCAATCTGTTTGGCGGAAGCCTTTTTGATAAAATTGGCGGTTACAAGTCTATCATTCTCGGAATCGGCATTACGATTCTGGCACTGATGGGATTGACCTTTTGGTCCGGATGGCCGCAGTATATTTTCTTTTTGACCCTGGTTGGTTTTGGCTCGGGAATTGTTTTTCCGGCGATGTATGCGATGGCTGGATCGGTCTGGAAGGAAGGCGGCAGGAAAGCATTCAACGCTATCTACGTGGCCCAGAACCTTGGGGTCGCTGTTGGTGCCGCGCTAGGCGGACTTGTAGCATCCTACTCGTTCCAGTTAATATTCATGGCGAACGCAGCCATGTACCTGATTTTCATGATGATTGCGGTTTTTGGCTACCGCAGCATCAATACACGTGCGGCGGCGCAAACGAACGTCCTTCAGGAAAACGGAGCGGTCAAAAGCCATACCAAGCTTTATGCACTGCTGATCCTGTCAGTCGGCTATTTGCTTTGCTGGGTCGGTTACGTACAGTGGCAAACAACAATTGCCGCTTATACCCAACAGCTGAATATCTCCCTGAACCAGTACAGCATACTCTGGACAATCAACGGTGCCCTGATCGTCCTTGGGCAGCCAGTTGTCAACCGACTGATTAAGCCGTTCCAGAATAAAATGAAGCTGCAAATCATCATCGGGATGGTTATCTTCATGGTTTCGTATGCTGTCGCGGCTGGGGCTCAGGCTTTTTCTGGATTTGTAGCTGGAATGGTGATACTGACCGTTGGCGAGATGCTGATCTGGCCAGCAGTGCCTACCATCGCGAATGACCTGGCTCCAAAGGGGCGCGAAGGCTTTTATCAGGGGATCGTCAACAGCACAGCAACCGGCGGGAGGATGGTCGGTCCGCTCATGGGCGGAATCCTTGTCGACCTGTACGGCATGTCGATGTTATTTGCGATACTGATAGCAATCATATTCATCGGGATTTTCACAACCGTAATATACGACCGGAAATTGAAAGAAGCACATAAGGTCGCTGCAAGCGCGTAA
- a CDS encoding ammonia-forming cytochrome c nitrite reductase subunit c552, which translates to MARNFRWAYLLLAAVMLIITGCSSSDEKATSASELKTGLSKDEISNEAFKDLFPLQYDSYKQNEKMEDTKYSGSVKRSKFDHDKEPYLPVLFNGYGFATEYNEDRGHIYANEDIRAIARITDKSIGSCLTCKSTAVPHMIEEMGDDYWSGNFNKDIWPKAEAMGHSPIGCSDCHDPQTMDLRVTRPSFIKAMESQGIDMSNPTKNDMRNYVCGQCHVEYYFAADNGEVTFPWANGFKPEDMYEYYETTAKEKGFEKDWVHNISGTPMLKSQHPDFETHIEGPHGEAGVTCADCHMPYDRVDGKKKISSHWWTSPLKTMDQSCATCHTNRDMEELKERVIGIQDTHMEALHKAEDISITSHYYVNKMITSGVSEEKIKQAQEHIRKGQWFWDIVAAESSAGFHNPQGAMDSLRVSIEESNAAINIAIEELTKKGVNLEEVKTEIEKVKKAVYDEKDNFKKKDKAVNSYFPAQQPAPKK; encoded by the coding sequence ATGGCTAGAAATTTCCGCTGGGCCTATTTGCTCCTTGCGGCTGTCATGCTCATCATAACAGGCTGCTCCAGTTCAGATGAAAAAGCAACTTCAGCCAGTGAGCTGAAAACGGGGCTAAGCAAAGATGAAATCAGCAATGAGGCATTCAAGGATCTTTTCCCGCTTCAATATGACAGCTATAAACAAAATGAAAAAATGGAGGACACCAAATACAGCGGTTCCGTCAAACGAAGCAAGTTTGACCATGATAAGGAACCGTATTTGCCTGTTCTTTTTAACGGCTACGGGTTTGCCACAGAGTATAACGAGGACCGCGGCCATATCTATGCAAATGAGGATATCCGGGCAATTGCTCGTATTACAGACAAGTCAATCGGTTCATGTCTGACATGTAAATCGACTGCTGTTCCCCATATGATTGAGGAAATGGGCGATGACTACTGGAGCGGCAATTTTAACAAAGACATCTGGCCGAAAGCAGAAGCAATGGGACACTCACCAATCGGCTGTTCAGACTGCCACGACCCGCAGACCATGGATTTGCGCGTCACCCGACCTAGCTTCATCAAAGCTATGGAATCTCAGGGCATCGACATGTCCAACCCAACGAAAAATGACATGAGGAACTACGTCTGCGGGCAGTGTCACGTAGAATACTATTTTGCAGCTGATAACGGGGAAGTTACTTTTCCTTGGGCAAATGGCTTCAAGCCGGAAGACATGTATGAATACTATGAAACTACCGCCAAAGAAAAAGGCTTCGAGAAGGACTGGGTGCACAATATCTCGGGAACGCCAATGCTAAAATCCCAGCACCCTGATTTTGAGACCCATATCGAAGGTCCGCATGGCGAAGCTGGCGTCACATGTGCAGACTGTCACATGCCATATGACAGGGTAGACGGCAAAAAGAAAATCAGCTCACACTGGTGGACATCGCCACTGAAGACTATGGATCAATCATGCGCAACCTGCCATACCAACAGGGATATGGAAGAGCTGAAAGAACGTGTAATCGGTATCCAGGATACACATATGGAAGCCCTTCATAAGGCTGAGGATATTTCAATTACCTCACACTATTATGTGAATAAAATGATCACATCAGGAGTAAGCGAAGAAAAAATCAAGCAGGCTCAGGAGCATATCAGAAAAGGACAATGGTTCTGGGATATCGTAGCGGCTGAAAGTTCGGCAGGATTCCATAATCCGCAGGGAGCTATGGATTCATTGAGGGTTTCCATTGAAGAATCGAACGCAGCAATCAATATTGCCATCGAAGAACTGACCAAGAAAGGTGTAAACCTGGAAGAAGTCAAAACGGAGATTGAAAAAGTGAAGAAGGCTGTTTACGACGAAAAAGATAACTTCAAGAAGAAAGACAAAGCAGTCAACAGTTACTTCCCGGCACAACAGCCAGCTCCGAAAAAATAG
- a CDS encoding cytochrome c3 family protein, with translation MLKKLLGIDKKMLLFIGVFAGIIVSVVTVKTLAYTDSPEFCSSCHIMTEVHDSFSDSNHAGLACGDCHLPHENMVKKYTYKAKAGMTHVYFNTLGEAKIPKVLHATGSSDEVINGNCISCHENTLDNVSHDAKDSCSSCHQAVPHGKGFKTEDYFKPPKPGELLEKKGGTMNNG, from the coding sequence ATGCTGAAAAAGCTGTTGGGGATAGACAAGAAGATGCTGTTATTCATTGGTGTTTTTGCTGGAATCATTGTTTCTGTCGTGACTGTCAAGACGCTGGCTTATACGGATTCACCGGAGTTTTGTTCAAGCTGCCACATCATGACAGAAGTCCATGACTCATTTTCTGATTCCAATCACGCCGGCCTGGCCTGCGGGGATTGCCATTTGCCGCACGAGAATATGGTCAAAAAATATACCTATAAGGCAAAAGCAGGCATGACGCATGTGTATTTCAATACACTGGGGGAAGCAAAAATACCCAAGGTGCTCCATGCAACAGGAAGCTCTGACGAAGTCATAAATGGAAACTGCATCAGCTGCCATGAAAACACACTGGATAATGTATCGCATGATGCAAAAGACAGCTGTTCAAGCTGTCACCAGGCAGTGCCGCATGGCAAAGGCTTCAAGACAGAGGATTATTTTAAACCGCCTAAACCAGGCGAGCTTTTAGAGAAAAAAGGAGGTACGATGAACAATGGCTAG
- a CDS encoding TlpA family protein disulfide reductase — MLKKIVPVIVIAAVLGLLGFLVSGLGGKTSAQAGDQAIDFELQDIDGNTYKLSDFKGQPVVLNFFATWCAPCIEEAPELEAFGKEYKDAKLLILAKGESKRRMEKYIGESGSKLTYLLDTKEEISKEYNVIGQPETIIVDGNGIIVERFSGPTTKDDLIAIIQEKTSP; from the coding sequence ATGCTCAAAAAAATTGTTCCGGTTATCGTGATCGCTGCCGTTCTGGGACTCCTAGGCTTTTTGGTCAGCGGTCTGGGCGGGAAGACATCCGCACAGGCTGGTGACCAGGCCATCGATTTTGAGCTTCAGGATATCGATGGCAACACCTATAAGCTTTCCGATTTTAAAGGCCAGCCGGTGGTCCTGAATTTTTTCGCAACCTGGTGTGCGCCATGCATTGAAGAAGCGCCTGAACTTGAAGCATTCGGCAAAGAGTATAAGGATGCAAAGCTATTGATCCTTGCCAAAGGCGAATCGAAAAGACGGATGGAAAAATACATTGGCGAAAGCGGCTCAAAGCTTACTTATTTACTGGATACAAAAGAAGAGATATCAAAAGAATACAACGTGATCGGTCAGCCTGAGACCATCATCGTCGACGGAAACGGAATCATAGTTGAACGCTTCTCCGGCCCCACAACGAAGGATGATTTAATAGCGATCATCCAGGAAAAAACATCACCTTGA
- a CDS encoding CcmD family protein, with amino-acid sequence MTYLFMGYTVIWTLIAGYVLVLGRRQKQLKKEIELLEEWNSDF; translated from the coding sequence ATGACTTACTTATTCATGGGTTATACAGTGATCTGGACTTTGATTGCAGGTTATGTACTCGTGCTTGGCCGACGCCAGAAGCAGCTGAAGAAAGAAATCGAACTACTTGAAGAATGGAACTCAGATTTTTAA
- a CDS encoding cytochrome c biogenesis protein, with protein MKRNTGMIDRILLFTLIPSFFIALYLIFIWSPVEKMMGVTQKIFYFHVGSAWVAFLAFGVVGYYSVRVLIKPKLRHHINAGISAEIGVLFTTITLITGMIWGKSSWNTWWTWEPRLATTLILWFIYVAYLFVRKMDGSMEKIARLSAVFGIVGVINVPIVFMAIRWWNTKLHPIVFGEGKSQSGGGIEPDMLVALLFSIFTITLLYAFLMRKGIEIEKMRHVVKKAKLKAMEKLAG; from the coding sequence ATGAAAAGGAATACGGGCATGATCGACCGGATCTTGCTGTTTACGTTGATACCGTCATTTTTTATTGCACTTTATCTGATTTTTATTTGGTCGCCAGTTGAAAAAATGATGGGTGTTACCCAGAAAATATTTTATTTCCACGTTGGCAGTGCCTGGGTAGCCTTCCTCGCTTTCGGTGTCGTTGGATATTACAGTGTGAGGGTGCTGATCAAACCGAAACTGCGGCACCATATCAATGCAGGAATCTCTGCCGAAATCGGCGTCCTGTTCACCACGATTACATTGATTACCGGGATGATCTGGGGAAAATCAAGCTGGAATACATGGTGGACCTGGGAACCGCGCCTCGCTACAACCCTGATTCTCTGGTTCATCTACGTTGCTTATCTGTTCGTCCGCAAGATGGACGGTTCAATGGAAAAAATCGCAAGGCTGTCAGCTGTTTTTGGCATCGTTGGCGTCATCAATGTCCCGATCGTTTTCATGGCCATTCGCTGGTGGAATACGAAGCTTCACCCAATCGTGTTCGGGGAAGGGAAAAGCCAGTCAGGGGGCGGGATTGAACCTGATATGCTCGTCGCACTGCTGTTCTCCATTTTTACGATTACCCTGCTCTACGCGTTCTTGATGCGCAAAGGAATCGAGATTGAGAAAATGAGGCATGTCGTCAAAAAGGCTAAATTAAAAGCAATGGAAAAGCTTGCGGGTTAA
- a CDS encoding heme exporter protein CcmB, which yields MMSIIRDAWTIASKDLNNEIKTKQTIGMMVIFSSLVVLIFSFAFDPTNNMVKAVIPGLVWLITVFSGILGLNRSFLSEHENDALTGLRSAPIDPSSIYLGKVLANFILVTAVQLVSIPVLFLLFDYRFLGKISWFILIVVIGTLGFIIVGTFLAALSANAKNSEMLLPVLLLPLLSPLLIAGVQATRIVLENEMIADAASWIRLMAAYDLLFLAACFFLFEFIMEGS from the coding sequence ATGATGTCAATCATTAGAGATGCATGGACGATTGCCAGCAAAGACCTTAACAATGAGATCAAGACGAAGCAGACGATCGGGATGATGGTCATCTTCTCCAGTTTGGTGGTCCTTATCTTTAGCTTCGCTTTCGATCCGACGAACAATATGGTGAAGGCTGTCATTCCGGGCCTTGTCTGGCTGATCACCGTGTTTTCCGGGATTCTTGGACTGAATCGATCCTTTCTGTCTGAGCATGAAAACGATGCATTGACTGGATTGCGCTCTGCACCAATCGATCCTTCAAGCATCTATCTCGGAAAGGTTTTAGCGAACTTTATACTCGTAACGGCAGTTCAGCTTGTAAGCATCCCGGTTCTATTCCTGCTGTTCGACTATCGCTTTCTTGGGAAAATCAGCTGGTTCATCCTTATTGTCGTCATCGGAACACTGGGCTTCATCATTGTCGGCACATTCCTTGCAGCACTGTCGGCAAACGCCAAAAACAGTGAAATGCTCTTGCCAGTTTTGCTGCTGCCGCTTTTAAGCCCGCTGCTGATTGCAGGTGTACAGGCGACGAGAATCGTTCTGGAAAATGAAATGATCGCCGATGCGGCGTCCTGGATCAGGTTGATGGCCGCTTATGATTTATTGTTCCTGGCAGCGTGCTTTTTCTTATTCGAATTTATTATGGAGGGGTCTTGA
- the ccmA gene encoding heme ABC exporter ATP-binding protein CcmA, giving the protein MLELRKMTKMLGDKLILRNITLTLEKGEILAVIGPNGAGKSTFFKCTVGLLQPTSGDILLDGKLVKKNSAQIKQRIGFLGHESFLYNNLSPLENLKFYGKLYKVKDLDRKANELLKEVGLYLFRDMPIRSFSRGMMQRLAIARVLLPDPEILMLDEPHTGLDQEAVALLNQIIKNKRDSGTSILIISHDFEQVHALADRAALLKKGRIIAARQLGEDVTLAEMKQWYEAEVKSS; this is encoded by the coding sequence ATGCTGGAATTAAGAAAAATGACCAAGATGCTGGGGGATAAGCTGATATTGCGAAACATCACCCTTACTTTGGAAAAAGGGGAAATCCTCGCAGTAATAGGGCCTAACGGTGCAGGGAAGAGTACGTTTTTCAAATGTACGGTCGGATTGCTGCAGCCAACCAGCGGGGACATCCTGCTTGATGGAAAGCTGGTTAAGAAAAACTCAGCACAGATTAAGCAGCGAATTGGCTTTTTAGGTCATGAATCATTTCTGTACAATAACCTGTCCCCGCTCGAGAATCTAAAATTTTACGGTAAGCTTTACAAGGTGAAAGACCTTGACAGGAAAGCAAATGAACTTTTGAAGGAAGTCGGTCTTTACCTCTTCAGGGATATGCCAATCAGGTCGTTCTCAAGGGGAATGATGCAGCGGCTGGCGATTGCCAGAGTGCTGCTGCCTGACCCGGAAATTCTGATGCTTGATGAGCCGCACACCGGACTCGACCAGGAGGCGGTTGCACTATTGAATCAAATCATTAAAAACAAACGGGACAGCGGGACATCGATTCTCATCATTTCTCATGACTTTGAACAAGTACATGCACTTGCTGACAGGGCAGCCCTGCTGAAGAAAGGGAGAATCATCGCTGCCAGGCAGCTTGGAGAAGATGTTACCCTCGCTGAGATGAAGCAGTGGTACGAGGCAGAGGTGAAAAGCTCATGA
- a CDS encoding cytochrome c-type biogenesis protein CcmH has protein sequence MKKRIMMTTLLLLIVIPGITTAFTYNSKEFKHIISQLDMQGHADHELSTCSVKKVYYDEVVEMLNGGKSEPEIIQSYVEEYGQAALRTPGGGTSGWIAWGMPAAGFGIGSVIVGFWLRKLTIKKAEIKVEDKAGWNSEIEREIASKTFDEERRKLF, from the coding sequence ATGAAAAAGAGGATTATGATGACGACACTCCTGTTGCTGATCGTGATTCCAGGAATCACTACAGCTTTCACTTACAATTCAAAGGAATTCAAGCACATCATCTCTCAGCTTGATATGCAGGGACATGCGGACCATGAACTGTCCACCTGTTCGGTGAAGAAGGTTTATTACGATGAAGTGGTCGAAATGCTGAATGGGGGCAAGTCAGAACCGGAAATCATTCAATCTTATGTAGAGGAATACGGGCAGGCCGCCTTGAGAACACCGGGCGGCGGCACGAGCGGCTGGATTGCCTGGGGAATGCCGGCTGCAGGTTTCGGCATTGGAAGTGTGATTGTCGGATTCTGGCTAAGGAAATTGACCATCAAAAAGGCGGAAATAAAGGTTGAAGACAAGGCAGGATGGAATTCCGAAATCGAGAGGGAAATCGCATCAAAAACTTTTGACGAAGAGCGCCGGAAGCTTTTCTAG